Genomic segment of Ignavibacteriales bacterium:
CGGATTTGTATTCAGACTTTCCGGCGGACTTTCCGGCGGTGCTAATGCCCAGAGATTTTTTATCGGTGGAACCGAGAACTGGATTAATAGGAGTTTTGCAACAGGCGGTATTCCAATATCCAATGCTAATGATTTTGCATTCTTAACCCCTGCACTTCCGTTACGCGGTTATGATTATGCCCAGCAATTAGGCACAAAATACGGCTTGTTAAATCTCGAATTACGATTACCAATAATTCGATATCTATTAACAGGTGGATTACCACTTTTCTTCCAAAATATTTTGGGCGTTGCATTTATTGATGCCGGTTCGGCTTGGAATAACACAAGCAAATTACAATTCGTTGGTAAAGATGATAATGGTAATACAGTTACAAAGGATCTATTGATTGGAACCGGTGTTGGATTTAGATTATATATGTTATTCTTATGGAGAGTGGATGTTGCATGGAAATATAATTTAGATAAATTCTCTGAACCGCGTTATTATTTATCACTTGGATTAGACTTTTAGAAGAAATAAATCGTATAAAGATTTACTTTTTTTCATTACCGGTAGGATCTATTTTTTTTCTACTGGTTTATTCTCTGGTTTGTTTTCTGATTTTTTTTCAGACTTCTTATAATCGGTTTGATAGAAACCACTCCCCCTAAAGATTGGTGTTGAACCGGCACCTATTAATCTTTTGATGTGTCCTTTACACTGGGGACAGATTGTCAAATGCACTTCAGTTATCCTCTGAAAATGCTCAAACGTATAACCGCAGTCTAAACATTTATAATCGTATGTGGGCATTTTCTTCCTTAAATAATTTTCAAAACATTGGATGAGAAAATAAACAGTGAGATTAACAAATCAAACTTCTATTTTGTTAATCATTTTTTTCGCATATTTGTTCAAAATAATTTGAGTTATGAAACTTAGAATCTTATCCCTGTTCGCAATTTCTGTATTACTTAACGGATGTCTCAATTACACCCAGATTACAACTATCAAAACAGATGGTTCTGGAAATATGTTCATCCATTATTGGATGAAATGGGCTACACCAAAAGATTCATCTATCGTTGAACAGCTTGGTATTTTTAGCAAAGATTCTGTCTTTAAGGAATTCTCATCTGAATATAGTGCCATAACGAATGTTGAGGTATATAAAAACCCTGCAGATAGCAGCATGCATGCAAAAGTCGAACTTAACTTTAGTAGTCTAGATTCCTTAAATCTCACGCCTGCATTTCGTAAGTCTGAATTATCTATTAAAGATGGGCCAAAAAACACAAAGATATTTTCTCAATTTATTCCAGCAATTGCTACAGGTTTTGGTTTTGAAAACAAAAATTTTTCAATCTCTTATATTTATTATTTACCTGGTGAAATATTAAGTCATAATGCTACTGAAATTGACAGAAATAAACTTACATGGAAATATTCTTTAGATGAAATCGGGACAGGTAAATATATATCTGCAACCTACCGCGCATTCAAACTAAAAGAAACTCCAACTTGGATTTTCATGTGTGCTCTATTTGTATTAGTTGTAGTTATAGTTTATTTATTCAGTAAAAGGATGAAATAACCCTCAGATCACAGGCTGTTACAACTGCTCTTTAAGTTGACATCCCTTTTTGATTTCTTTATATTTGGCAACCATTTTTAGAAATAGGATTTGATTTTAAGCTTTGGAGCAGCAACCGTTTATATTTTCCGGTACTTCCAATAGGGAACTAACCCTTAAAATCTGCAATTATCTGAATTTAGCCCAAGGTACTATCGACGCAAGAAAGTTTAGTGATGGTGAAATCTGGGTTAAGTTTATGGAAAACATTAGGGGGCGTGATGTGTACATAGTACAATCAACACATCCACCTGCAGAAAATCTAATGGAATTACTGATAACAATTGATGCTGCAAAACGGGCATCTGCTACAAAAGTAACAGCAGTAATACCGTATTTCGGTTATGCCCGGCAAGATAGAAAAGATCAGCCAAGAGTTTCTATTAGTGCTAAACTTGTTGCAAATTTAATTACAGTTGCAGGTGCAGATCGTGTTATCACAATGGATTTGCATGCGGCTCAAATTCAAGGATTCTTTGATATACCATTTGATCACTTATATGCATCTCCTGTTTTCACTGGATTGTTCAAAGATTTACCTAAAGATTTAGTTGTAGTATCCCCTGATATTGGAGGAATAAAACTTGCTCGTTCTTATGCAAAAAGATTAGATGCAGGTTTAGTTGTAATTGATAAAAGAAGACCAAAACATAATCAAGTTGAAGCTATGAATATCATTGGAGACGTAGGTGGTAAAAATGTCCTTATTGTTGATGATTTAATTGATACAGGCGGGACTTTTGTTGCAGCTGTTAATACATTGAAAGAAAAAGGTGCTAAAGAAATTTATGGTGCAGTTACTCATGCCCTGCTTTCTGGCGATGCTATAAAGAAAATTGAGGATTCGGCAATTACTAAATTGTATGTAACTGACAGCATTCCTTTAAAAGATGAACTCAGTAAGAAGATTGTTGTTAGAACAGCATCCGGTTTATTAGCAGAAGCAATAGTACGTTCACACAGAAATGAGTCTATCAGCTCATTGTTTGAAA
This window contains:
- a CDS encoding zinc ribbon domain-containing protein; this encodes MPTYDYKCLDCGYTFEHFQRITEVHLTICPQCKGHIKRLIGAGSTPIFRGSGFYQTDYKKSEKKSENKPENKPVEKK
- a CDS encoding ribose-phosphate pyrophosphokinase, whose translation is MEQQPFIFSGTSNRELTLKICNYLNLAQGTIDARKFSDGEIWVKFMENIRGRDVYIVQSTHPPAENLMELLITIDAAKRASATKVTAVIPYFGYARQDRKDQPRVSISAKLVANLITVAGADRVITMDLHAAQIQGFFDIPFDHLYASPVFTGLFKDLPKDLVVVSPDIGGIKLARSYAKRLDAGLVVIDKRRPKHNQVEAMNIIGDVGGKNVLIVDDLIDTGGTFVAAVNTLKEKGAKEIYGAVTHALLSGDAIKKIEDSAITKLYVTDSIPLKDELSKKIVVRTASGLLAEAIVRSHRNESISSLFEIDKN